One stretch of Oceanimonas pelagia DNA includes these proteins:
- a CDS encoding site-specific integrase has translation MGRVKPDDLTSGVKGVEIHGKKIRICFTYKKQRCREVLDIPTTKQNIKFAEKKLNAIKYEIAAGKFSYSEHFPNSKKATAFGESNKNVTLSRALKIYWPIKQSSIGLSSQRTYINAINQAVNIIGGGRLLLTLKPMEIEGLRKELMEKYKPSTANYYYICFCDLLKWCEANKMTDPAINFSEHIKKIPIGKGNADPFSNEELSAIISACIHPQHRHMILVSVYTGIRVGELRALCWEDVDFDRRQLHIRRNVIDLIGGERSFKLPKTGFARTVDLQPPAFDALVAQMKYTYQHLPTTITVDTDGVPVAIAVRPVFSPLVSAINKTSRAGLFFSQPAITSMWSKLTKKSGVRHRHYYQLRHTYASWNLTAHGNLAYIANQMGHTSYKMLQQVYGKWIHSASKSEAEVIWEKMKNHTLFAPVVPQDFSDPPQDDDK, from the coding sequence GTGGGTAGAGTCAAGCCTGATGATCTGACCAGTGGCGTTAAGGGGGTAGAGATCCACGGCAAGAAAATTCGCATCTGCTTTACCTACAAGAAGCAACGCTGCCGCGAAGTGCTCGATATCCCCACCACCAAGCAGAACATAAAGTTCGCCGAAAAAAAACTGAATGCCATTAAATATGAAATTGCCGCCGGCAAGTTTTCATATTCCGAGCACTTCCCCAACTCGAAAAAAGCCACGGCGTTTGGTGAGTCGAACAAGAATGTCACCCTGAGCCGGGCGCTTAAAATATATTGGCCCATAAAGCAATCAAGCATCGGACTGTCAAGCCAGCGAACTTATATTAACGCCATCAATCAGGCAGTGAATATCATTGGCGGCGGGCGCCTGCTGCTGACATTAAAGCCAATGGAGATTGAAGGGCTGCGAAAGGAATTAATGGAGAAGTACAAGCCAAGCACCGCCAATTATTATTACATCTGCTTCTGCGACCTACTTAAGTGGTGCGAGGCCAACAAGATGACCGACCCCGCCATTAATTTCTCGGAGCACATAAAGAAAATACCGATCGGCAAGGGGAATGCCGATCCCTTCAGCAATGAAGAGCTGAGCGCAATCATCAGTGCCTGCATTCACCCACAGCACCGGCACATGATCCTGGTGTCGGTATACACCGGCATTCGGGTTGGTGAGCTGCGGGCGCTGTGCTGGGAGGACGTGGACTTCGACAGGAGGCAACTGCATATTCGTCGCAACGTCATCGATCTCATCGGCGGGGAGCGCAGCTTTAAGCTGCCAAAAACCGGCTTTGCCCGCACCGTAGATCTGCAGCCTCCGGCCTTTGATGCCCTGGTGGCGCAGATGAAATACACCTACCAGCATCTACCGACCACCATTACCGTAGACACGGACGGCGTTCCGGTGGCCATTGCTGTTCGCCCGGTGTTTTCACCCCTGGTGTCAGCAATCAATAAAACCAGCCGGGCCGGCCTGTTCTTCTCCCAGCCGGCGATCACCAGCATGTGGAGCAAGCTGACCAAAAAATCCGGCGTTCGCCACCGCCACTACTATCAACTGAGGCACACCTACGCAAGCTGGAACCTGACCGCTCATGGTAACCTGGCTTACATCGCCAACCAGATGGGTCACACCAGTTACAAAATGCTGCAGCAGGTGTACGGCAAGTGGATTCATTCGGCAAGCAAGTCAGAAGCCGAGGTGATCTGGGAGAAAATGAAAAATCACACCCTGTTTGCCCCAGTGGTGCCCCAGGATTTCAGTGATCCGCCGCAAGATGATGATAAATAA